TCCATTGCCCGTGGGGCGGAGTGCCGCGAGAATACGCAAGGCTTCGCGACGTACCACCGGTTCGGGATGCCGCAAGGTTTTCTCCACGTGATCAGCGAAGCGGGCATCGTTCCATCGGGAGAGCAGCGCGAGAAGGTTGCGCACATAGGTCGGCCGCTTATCCGTCAGCCCGCGGAGCACCGACTCGACATGGTCGCGCGCGGTCGTCTCGAGCGCCTCCAAGATCACGGCTTGATGCGCCGGCCCATCAAGCGTCGCCAGGACGGAGCAGAGCCCCGGCACCGCGTCCGGCTTCATCATCAGCAGCAGCGTGAGCAATCCGTCGGTTTTGGCCTGGGGCGCGCGGTTCAGGTGCACCCCGATGGCTTTCAATCGCTCGGGACGGTGGAGTCCTTCGAACAGTCCGGCGACCTGTTGCTTGTGGCTGTCGGCGAGGTCAGGACGGACGGTTTCGGCCTCCTGCAACATGGTCATGACGGTTTCGAGCAGGGTCCACTCGCCTGCGCGAATCAAGACATCGATGACATGGTCCCAGACGTCGAACAATTTGGTCAGCAACGCCGGGGAGGGTTCAGAAGCCAGAACGGCCGTGAGAATATCAAGAATGTATGTCGTGGCATCGCGCGAAGTTTCTCGCTGGATCTCTTGCGCCAGCGCCTCATGCTCCTGGTCGGAGACGTCATAGCCGGCGACGCTGGGGTGAAATCGGCGTGTCCGGCTCGCGCCCGTCCCGCTGCCGGTGCCGGTTGTGCCAATGGTGCCGGTCGTCCGGGTGACACCGGGCATCCCGCTTGCGCCGGTCGCCGAGTTTCCATCAGACCCACCGCATCCGCCCGTGCCTTCCTTGTCGGTGATCTTTTTGGCACGTTCACGGTCGAGCAGTTCGCGCAAGGAACTGACCGACATGTTCATGTAGCCTTGAGTCTGCAGCTCCAGCTCATCCGCGCCAAAGCCGGACGATCGCACCAGTTCTTCGGCAGTCACCACGGTAATGGTGTCGAGATTCTTGGCCCACAATCGCGTGACGATGTCATCGTCTTCTTCAGTCTCCTCAGCGTCCTGATCCGATCCGGGTTCACCGGCTGGGATGCCCCACAGCGCATCGAGAAAAAAGGCGAGGTCCTCTCGCGTGAGTCCCTGATGGAAGCTCAGTTCGCGGATCCCGTCCGAGTACATTTTGAAGGCGAAGCTGTCTCCCGTCGCGTCGCGCTCCGGTTCGTAGACCACCTGGTCCTTCAGGAACAGGTGATTGCGTTGGACGAGTAGCGCGAGATGGGTATGTTGCGTGAGGTGTGTGGTCAGATCGTCGTAGAATTGTTGGAAAAAGCGTTGCGCCACCGGATTCGCGGCGCCATAGGTGCGGGCGGACTTGGCCGCCTTGTCGAGCAGTTTCAACAGTTGCTTGACTGCGGCGACCTCCGGATCGACCGGCGCTCTGCCGTGCGCCAGGGGATTGCCCTCGGGGACCGGAGCTAGAGGTTCCATAAGAGTCAGTCGTATCGCGAGGCGCTGTCTTCGTCAAGAAAATAGCCGGTCTGCGCAGGGTCTAGAGGCTGTAGTGATGCGGACGGATCGAGGCCGGGCGCGACAGATCAGTGACCGCCCGGCATTGCGTCGTCTCGGTCATGACAGTACAATTCCCTCGTGACAACCGATACACCAGTCCCCCTCATTCTGTGTTTCGGCGACAGCCTCACGGCTGGATACCACACCCCGAGTCCATCGAACCCATCGCCGGCCGACGCACCCTACGGCCACGTCTTGCAAGAGCGCCTGGGGCCACGCGGGCAGGTTGAGCTCAGCGCGGTGTGCGGAGAAGTCACCGGTGAAATGCTGCTCCGGTTTCGGGCGTCCGTCCTCGATCGCCGGCCTCGGGTGGTCATCATTCTCGGGGGGACGAACGACCTCGGATGGCATGCCGATCCGGCCGAGATCATGCGCAACCTGCTCAAGATGTATGAGCTCGCGAGGGCCAACGCCATTGTTCCGGTTCCCGTGACTGTGCCGTCGATCCGGATTGAGCTGGGCGAAGGGAACCCTGAGGCCGCCTCCTGGCTTGCACAACACATTCACCACCGCCAAGCACTCAACGCGTCGATAGCAGAATATGCCGTTACGAAAGGCCTGCGGTACCTCGACCTCTTCACGGCTACCGCCGAACCGGACTCGCTCATGCTCGCGCAGCCCTACTCAAACGATGGACTCCATCTCACGACGGCCGGATATCGACTGTTCGGGCAGTTGGCCTATGAGCGCCTGTTTGCCGACGATCCGGGCCTGCTCGGTCCCAGTGTCCCAGGTCCGGCACATCCATGATCGACGAAGTGACGGATCGGAACTTCGAACGGGAGGTGGAGCAGGCCTCCATGCCGGTGCTGGTCGAGTTCTGGCAGCCTGGTTGCGGGCATTGCCGCGCTCTGTTGAAACAATTGGAGCAATTGCACGACGAGGTCGGTTCGGCCCTGAAGATCGTGACGATGAACGTGCAGGAAAACTTTCAGATTCCCGCCGAATTGGAGATCAGCGCGCTGCCCGCACTCGCGCTGTTTGAGAAGGGATCGTTCGCCCGGTTTATCGGAGGAATCGGGAAGAAGGACGAAATTCGGCGGCAACTGTCCCTTGACTGAAACGGAAACCCTCTGCCGGTCAGCGCTACAAAATTCTCCAACTGCGCCCGTCGTTCTGAATCATCCGTTCCGCCTCCACGGGGCCCCAGGTTCCCGCGGGATATTCCGGCAGCCAGCGAAGCTTCTGCTGCGCCCATCCGTCCAGAATGTTCGTCACCCAGGTCCAGGAGGCCTCGACCGCGTCACGCCGCATGAAGCGCGAGGCGTCGCCGGCCATCACGTCCAGCAACAACCGTTCATAGGCTTCCGGGGAAGGACACCCGAACACGTCGCTGTATTGGAAGTCCATCTCCACCGGATGGGTTTGCGCACGGGTTCCTGGCACGCGCGAGATGATGCGGAGCGATAACCCTTCGTCCGGCTGGATCCGCAACGTCAGGACATTGGCCGGTTGCGGCTGGGCCGGGTTGGCATTGAAGAGGATTTGCGGAATATCTTTGAACTGCACCGCGACTTCACTCGCGCGCTTCGGGAGGGCCTTTCCAGTGCGCAGATAAAACGGCACGCCCGCCCACCGCCA
This DNA window, taken from Nitrospira sp., encodes the following:
- a CDS encoding HEAT repeat domain-containing protein, whose protein sequence is MEPLAPVPEGNPLAHGRAPVDPEVAAVKQLLKLLDKAAKSARTYGAANPVAQRFFQQFYDDLTTHLTQHTHLALLVQRNHLFLKDQVVYEPERDATGDSFAFKMYSDGIRELSFHQGLTREDLAFFLDALWGIPAGEPGSDQDAEETEEDDDIVTRLWAKNLDTITVVTAEELVRSSGFGADELELQTQGYMNMSVSSLRELLDRERAKKITDKEGTGGCGGSDGNSATGASGMPGVTRTTGTIGTTGTGSGTGASRTRRFHPSVAGYDVSDQEHEALAQEIQRETSRDATTYILDILTAVLASEPSPALLTKLFDVWDHVIDVLIRAGEWTLLETVMTMLQEAETVRPDLADSHKQQVAGLFEGLHRPERLKAIGVHLNRAPQAKTDGLLTLLLMMKPDAVPGLCSVLATLDGPAHQAVILEALETTARDHVESVLRGLTDKRPTYVRNLLALLSRWNDARFADHVEKTLRHPEPVVRREALRILAALRPTGNGTKLVALLADADETVRLTAMKVLAGGQYTAPYSAWVPFLTADDVHDRSPAEKRAIFLALKHTTGDEAVPYWQGLLTEWSWTNRKKKEELALLAADILGKLATPAAVTALELGQKKGGTAVRQACSVALSAANRVHRRQVPSAANS